A window of Streptomyces puniciscabiei contains these coding sequences:
- a CDS encoding SDR family NAD(P)-dependent oxidoreductase encodes MSRILVTGSADGLGRAAADALLSGGHEVVVHARNRERAAALDALVDRGAHLVVGDFTDRDAVRRIAAELNAAQPLDAVIHNAGVWSGRAVMPVNIIAPYLLTALLRGPHRLVYLSSGSHFGGRPWLDGVDWRGASAGSYADSKLFVTTLAAAVARLRPDVLSNAVDPGWVPTRMGGPGAPDDLELGHRTQEWLVSGDEPEALTTGGYWYHRRRQQPHRAVHDETFQDGLLRALAEETGTVL; translated from the coding sequence GTGAGTCGGATCCTGGTGACCGGTTCCGCGGACGGCCTTGGACGTGCCGCTGCGGATGCGCTGTTGTCCGGGGGACACGAGGTGGTGGTGCACGCCCGGAACCGGGAGCGCGCGGCGGCCCTGGACGCGCTCGTCGACCGTGGGGCACACCTCGTGGTGGGCGACTTCACGGACCGTGACGCCGTACGGCGCATCGCCGCCGAACTGAACGCCGCCCAGCCTCTCGACGCGGTCATCCACAACGCCGGCGTGTGGAGCGGACGGGCGGTCATGCCGGTCAACATCATCGCGCCGTACCTGCTCACGGCCCTGCTGCGCGGCCCGCACCGGCTGGTGTACCTGAGCAGCGGCTCGCACTTCGGTGGGCGTCCCTGGCTCGACGGGGTCGACTGGCGGGGCGCGAGCGCGGGCTCGTACGCCGACAGCAAGCTGTTCGTCACGACCCTGGCCGCTGCGGTGGCCCGCCTGCGCCCCGATGTGCTGAGCAACGCCGTGGATCCGGGCTGGGTGCCGACCAGGATGGGTGGCCCTGGTGCGCCGGACGATCTGGAACTTGGCCATCGGACGCAGGAGTGGCTCGTCTCCGGCGACGAACCCGAGGCCCTGACGACCGGCGGGTACTGGTACCACCGCCGGCGGCAGCAGCCGCACCGCGCCGTCCACGACGAGACGTTCCAGGATGGTCTCCTGCGGGCGTTGGCCGAGGAGACGGGCACTGTTCTCTGA
- the infA gene encoding translation initiation factor IF-1, translating into MTKSAGGVEVEGTVVECLRNATFKVELQNGHTVLAHISGKIRKNYIKILPYDRVLVELSPYDLTRGRIRYRYRA; encoded by the coding sequence ATGACAAAATCAGCAGGGGGCGTAGAAGTCGAAGGCACCGTCGTCGAGTGCCTGCGCAATGCCACCTTCAAGGTGGAGCTCCAGAACGGGCACACGGTGCTGGCCCACATCAGCGGCAAGATCCGCAAGAACTACATCAAGATCCTCCCGTACGACCGGGTGCTGGTGGAACTCAGCCCGTACGACCTCACCCGCGGCCGGATCCGCTACCGGTACAGGGCGTGA
- a CDS encoding beta-ketoacyl-[acyl-carrier-protein] synthase family protein gives MTRNGRVLVTGVGAMTPLGADAPSSWSGLLDGKSGVRFLEEEWAADLPVHVAAGLTVDPASLLPRAEARKLDRGEQVALLCAREAWQDAGAPQVEPERFAVVIGTGTGGVLTTLGQDDVFERAGIRRLSPFAVPMLMPNGPAAWVSMDLGAKGGARTPVSACASGAEALALGQDLIRSGRADVVVAGGVEACLHPFTIAAFAQMKALSTQSVDPETVSRPFDVKRSGFVMGEGAGMMVLERAEFARARGARAHGALAGSAVSSSANHITASDADGQAFAMELALRDAGLAPADIGVVHAHATSTESGDLAEAEAIGRVIGGHAAVTATKSMTGHMMGASGTVGAMAALFALKDGTVPATLNLDELDPRVELDVVRGERRTGQWSAALANSFGFGGHNVSLVFTR, from the coding sequence GTGACCCGTAACGGTCGTGTTCTGGTGACGGGCGTCGGCGCGATGACGCCACTGGGAGCCGATGCGCCGTCGTCGTGGTCGGGGCTGCTGGACGGTAAGTCGGGGGTGCGTTTCCTGGAGGAGGAGTGGGCCGCGGACCTGCCGGTGCACGTCGCGGCCGGGCTCACGGTGGACCCTGCCTCCCTGCTTCCGAGGGCCGAGGCCAGGAAGCTGGACCGGGGCGAGCAGGTCGCCCTCCTCTGTGCGCGCGAAGCCTGGCAGGACGCCGGTGCTCCGCAGGTCGAGCCGGAACGATTCGCCGTCGTCATTGGTACCGGGACCGGTGGTGTCCTCACCACGCTGGGGCAGGACGACGTCTTCGAGCGCGCCGGGATCCGCCGGCTGTCGCCGTTCGCGGTCCCCATGCTGATGCCCAACGGACCGGCTGCCTGGGTGAGCATGGACCTGGGCGCGAAGGGGGGCGCCAGGACTCCCGTGAGTGCCTGCGCGTCCGGGGCGGAGGCCCTCGCCCTGGGGCAGGATCTGATCCGAAGCGGGCGGGCGGACGTGGTCGTCGCAGGTGGGGTGGAGGCATGCCTGCACCCCTTCACGATCGCGGCATTCGCCCAGATGAAGGCCCTGTCGACGCAGTCCGTGGACCCGGAGACCGTGTCCCGTCCGTTCGACGTCAAGCGGTCCGGGTTCGTCATGGGCGAGGGCGCGGGGATGATGGTGCTCGAACGCGCCGAGTTCGCCCGGGCCCGTGGAGCCCGTGCCCACGGCGCGCTGGCCGGCAGTGCCGTGAGTTCGAGCGCGAACCACATCACCGCCTCCGACGCGGACGGCCAGGCCTTCGCCATGGAACTGGCGCTGCGCGACGCCGGCCTGGCCCCGGCGGACATCGGGGTCGTGCACGCCCACGCCACCTCGACGGAGTCCGGTGACCTGGCGGAGGCCGAGGCGATCGGCCGAGTGATCGGTGGCCATGCCGCGGTGACGGCGACGAAGTCGATGACAGGTCACATGATGGGCGCGTCCGGAACGGTTGGCGCCATGGCCGCTCTGTTCGCGCTCAAGGACGGCACCGTGCCGGCCACGCTCAACCTCGACGAGCTCGACCCGCGCGTGGAACTGGACGTGGTGCGCGGTGAGCGGCGCACCGGTCAGTGGTCTGCTGCGCTGGCCAACTCGTTCGGCTTCGGCGGACACAACGTCAGTCTCGTCTTCACCAGGTGA
- a CDS encoding PucR family transcriptional regulator, whose protein sequence is MPEPRAFSGWSAAAESGVTLEQLLSVIGSGALELETAPGGLAAAVAGVAVLDVLDPGVRPRELLLAIGVDAGSAHAVDVLRRAGEAGAAGVVFGPDRPGGATGTLRAVASEAGTPLLFRTPWCSWAQLVGVLRAGLASAGVPPLPTAPDLVPGDLNGLADAVAALVGGAVTVEDTESRVLAYSSTEEDVDDIRRLTILGRRVPPWRVAAMREAGFFAALWGTDEVLHRRAHGEDPERLVCAVRAGGEVLGSLWVAAVTGRPLVPDAPEVLRAAARTAAAHLLHHRTRGADGRLVEDAARAVLEGRGSPEVLAERAGLTAQAPCAVLAVAAASPAAEGDPSRWHALLGLHCATFGHRSVVVPAGGRLLVLVGSLDPDPARADGDMERLGTSLVARASAATGTHLCVGLGEVVPGLARAADSRRSAELALSALTYAGGPRAVGRTADVADTVGVMQVVEALRDVPLARGTSVARLAAHDAESGGRLVETLRAYLDHFGDVAAASRALAVHPNSLRYRLRRITQACGLDLGSADARLLAQLELRLRESGTGKG, encoded by the coding sequence GTGCCTGAACCGCGGGCGTTCTCGGGATGGAGTGCCGCCGCCGAGTCCGGGGTGACCCTGGAGCAGTTGCTGTCCGTCATCGGCTCCGGGGCCCTGGAACTGGAAACGGCACCCGGCGGTCTGGCGGCGGCCGTGGCGGGGGTCGCCGTACTGGACGTGCTGGACCCCGGCGTCCGGCCGCGTGAACTGCTGCTCGCCATCGGCGTGGACGCCGGCTCGGCCCACGCGGTGGACGTGCTGCGCCGGGCCGGTGAGGCGGGAGCCGCGGGTGTGGTGTTCGGGCCGGACCGACCCGGCGGGGCCACCGGAACGCTGCGCGCGGTCGCGTCGGAGGCCGGTACGCCGTTGCTCTTCCGCACCCCCTGGTGTTCCTGGGCCCAGCTGGTCGGCGTGTTGCGGGCCGGGCTCGCCTCGGCAGGGGTACCGCCGCTGCCCACCGCCCCGGACCTGGTCCCGGGTGACCTCAACGGGCTGGCCGACGCGGTGGCCGCCCTCGTCGGCGGCGCGGTGACCGTCGAGGACACGGAGTCCCGTGTGCTGGCGTACTCCTCGACCGAGGAGGACGTGGACGACATCCGCAGGCTGACCATCCTCGGCCGCCGCGTGCCCCCCTGGCGCGTCGCGGCGATGCGCGAAGCGGGGTTCTTCGCCGCCCTGTGGGGGACGGACGAGGTCCTGCACCGTCGGGCCCACGGGGAGGACCCCGAGCGCCTGGTGTGCGCCGTGCGGGCGGGCGGTGAGGTCCTGGGCTCGCTGTGGGTGGCCGCGGTCACGGGCCGGCCCCTGGTTCCGGACGCGCCGGAGGTGCTGCGCGCGGCTGCCCGGACGGCCGCCGCACACCTGCTCCACCACCGCACCCGCGGCGCGGACGGCCGCCTGGTGGAGGACGCGGCGCGCGCTGTGCTGGAGGGGCGCGGCTCACCCGAGGTGCTGGCGGAGCGGGCCGGGCTGACGGCCCAGGCACCCTGCGCCGTCCTTGCGGTGGCCGCCGCGTCCCCGGCCGCGGAGGGCGACCCGTCCCGGTGGCATGCGCTGCTCGGGCTGCACTGCGCCACGTTCGGGCACCGGTCCGTGGTGGTCCCCGCGGGCGGCCGGCTGCTGGTACTGGTCGGCTCGCTCGACCCCGACCCGGCGCGGGCCGACGGCGACATGGAGCGGCTGGGCACGTCGCTGGTCGCACGGGCCTCGGCCGCCACCGGCACGCACCTGTGCGTAGGACTCGGCGAGGTGGTGCCAGGGCTGGCACGGGCGGCCGATTCCCGCCGGTCGGCCGAACTGGCCCTGAGCGCCTTGACGTACGCCGGGGGGCCGCGCGCCGTCGGCCGGACCGCGGACGTCGCGGACACGGTCGGCGTCATGCAGGTCGTGGAGGCGCTGCGGGACGTGCCGTTGGCGCGGGGGACATCGGTGGCACGGCTGGCCGCGCACGACGCGGAGAGCGGCGGGCGGCTGGTGGAGACGCTGCGCGCCTACCTCGACCACTTCGGGGACGTGGCCGCCGCCTCACGTGCGCTCGCGGTCCACCCCAACAGCCTGCGCTACCGGCTGCGCCGGATCACCCAGGCCTGCGGGCTCGATCTGGGCAGCGCGGACGCGCGTCTGCTGGCCCAACTGGAGCTACGCCTGCGGGAGTCCGGTACCGGGAAGGGGTGA
- a CDS encoding GNAT family N-acetyltransferase, with amino-acid sequence MNFVHSISGSGNHAIVVTRVSDVQWQAVEDDRAVGRGDVSRRPDGRLFISIDAWHGTVFDLVADAMLTALPTPLYTVVDETDHESRSAWERAGFAAARRERSYLVPTDPQITGLGSVRPPSGVTIVPAGEAEEAPLRALDRLIRDEVEAAVGWHTMPAEVLPRPAGVTVLDPSKYAVARHVDQYVGLVRMGPLTRQPRIGLIAVRSDRHRRGIARALLAHALGSLHRSGTASAWAEVNESNVAATALFESIGARRAAGTLELVRR; translated from the coding sequence ATGAACTTCGTGCATTCCATTTCGGGCTCGGGCAACCACGCGATCGTGGTCACGCGAGTTTCGGACGTGCAGTGGCAAGCCGTGGAGGACGACCGGGCGGTCGGCCGCGGCGACGTTTCCCGCCGACCCGACGGGCGGCTGTTCATCAGCATCGACGCGTGGCACGGGACGGTCTTCGACCTCGTTGCCGACGCGATGCTGACGGCCCTGCCGACACCGCTGTACACCGTCGTCGACGAGACCGACCACGAATCGAGGTCCGCCTGGGAGCGGGCCGGCTTCGCCGCCGCACGCCGCGAGCGGAGCTATCTCGTGCCCACCGACCCGCAGATCACCGGGCTCGGCTCGGTACGGCCCCCGTCCGGCGTGACGATCGTGCCCGCCGGTGAGGCGGAAGAGGCCCCACTGCGCGCCCTCGACCGCCTGATCCGCGACGAGGTCGAGGCCGCCGTCGGTTGGCATACGATGCCGGCCGAGGTGCTGCCCCGCCCGGCGGGAGTCACTGTGCTCGATCCTTCGAAATACGCGGTGGCCAGGCATGTGGACCAGTACGTGGGACTGGTCCGGATGGGGCCGCTGACCCGGCAGCCACGGATCGGGCTGATCGCCGTCCGGTCCGATCGGCACCGCCGCGGCATCGCCCGGGCGCTGCTGGCCCACGCGCTGGGTTCGCTGCACCGCTCCGGGACCGCTTCGGCCTGGGCCGAGGTGAACGAGTCGAACGTGGCGGCCACCGCCTTGTTCGAGAGCATCGGCGCCCGGCGCGCGGCCGGCACCCTGGAACTCGTCCGCCGCTGA
- a CDS encoding YfbM family protein: MGIHCEYVRLSPAELQRSLSDPSWAQEHIDELGDAWAEEDPLPPEKAPYFSIEKSWHKLHYLIAAHGGMPVDVIHGGAELPLEDDMDFGPARYLSPEDVARASGCLATTPFDELARHYDLAAMRSAEIYPLPESETEVPSDLDTLQHRYEELTRFLSAAATAGDGVVLMLV, from the coding sequence ATGGGCATCCACTGCGAGTACGTCCGTCTCTCCCCTGCTGAGCTGCAGCGGTCGTTGAGCGATCCGTCCTGGGCGCAGGAACACATCGACGAGCTGGGTGATGCCTGGGCCGAAGAGGACCCGCTTCCACCCGAGAAGGCGCCCTACTTCAGCATCGAGAAGTCGTGGCACAAGCTGCACTACCTCATTGCCGCCCACGGTGGCATGCCGGTCGATGTCATCCACGGAGGGGCTGAGCTTCCGTTGGAGGACGACATGGACTTCGGCCCCGCCAGGTATTTGAGCCCCGAGGACGTCGCCCGGGCCAGCGGCTGCCTCGCCACCACACCGTTTGACGAGTTGGCCCGACACTACGACTTGGCGGCCATGCGCAGCGCCGAGATCTACCCCCTGCCGGAATCCGAAACCGAGGTCCCCTCGGACCTGGACACCCTGCAGCACCGCTACGAGGAGCTGACCCGGTTCTTGTCCGCTGCCGCCACCGCAGGCGATGGCGTAGTCCTCATGCTGGTCTGA